One window of Verrucomicrobiota bacterium genomic DNA carries:
- the panB gene encoding 3-methyl-2-oxobutanoate hydroxymethyltransferase: MKITTNTITAMKGDRPIVAITAYDFPSAVFADEAGMDLILVGDSVGTTVLGFPTTVPVTFRMMEHHSAAVLRAVPDALVVVDLPFGEASLNRDHVLRACRKLVQMGAGGVKLEGGRERYDLRTFLVDSGIPVMGHIGLLPQRIQVEGKYRRYGGTEEEAEALIADAESVEASGCFACIGEMIESSLAGEIRGNMGIPLIGIGSGPDCDGQILVSHDLLGIGTDKAPGFVKLYADIGHQMTRAMKAYREDVVENRFPE; this comes from the coding sequence GTGAAAATCACGACCAACACAATAACTGCCATGAAAGGGGATCGACCAATTGTGGCGATTACCGCCTACGACTTCCCATCAGCAGTATTTGCGGATGAAGCGGGGATGGATTTGATCCTCGTGGGGGATTCGGTGGGAACCACGGTGCTCGGTTTTCCGACAACTGTGCCTGTCACTTTTAGAATGATGGAACATCATTCAGCTGCGGTTTTACGTGCAGTTCCGGATGCCCTTGTCGTGGTCGACCTCCCTTTTGGCGAGGCTTCTCTCAATCGAGACCATGTGCTGCGAGCTTGCCGTAAGTTGGTCCAAATGGGTGCTGGAGGTGTAAAGCTCGAAGGCGGCCGGGAACGCTACGATCTTCGCACTTTTCTCGTAGACTCGGGGATTCCCGTGATGGGTCATATCGGCCTTTTGCCGCAGAGGATTCAGGTCGAGGGGAAATACCGCCGCTACGGAGGCACGGAAGAGGAAGCGGAGGCTTTGATAGCAGACGCTGAATCGGTGGAGGCCTCGGGATGCTTTGCCTGCATCGGCGAGATGATTGAGAGTTCTTTGGCCGGCGAAATTCGAGGCAACATGGGAATACCTCTTATAGGAATTGGCAGCGGTCCAGATTGTGACGGCCAGATTCTTGTTAGCCACGACTTGTTGGGAATAGGAACCGACAAAGCACCGGGTTTCGTCAAGCTGTACGCGGATATTGGCCATCAAATGACAAGAGCGATGAAGGCCTACCGCGAAGACGTGGTTGAAAATCGATTCCCGGAATGA
- a CDS encoding NAD(P)H-dependent glycerol-3-phosphate dehydrogenase: MNIAVLGAGSWGTALALHFDRRGHTVTLVSRRLDHAADMATSRENKVYLPGFPIPPSLQLGHEVMPALMEADLVVLACPAKGLRSLCEKIAQSRSSSWGISAVVAVCKGLDPETLELPFEVMREVLPWYPAGILSGPTHAGGLAQRLPLAAVLAFSEISDWVRDLQVAFSDDCFRLYLSEDPTGVSLGGSLKNIFAIASGCADGLGLGDNAKAALLTRSHAEMVEIGVALGGNRDTFSGLSGLGDLVATSYGEWSRNRTFGEMISSGGLVSDLLKDRSTVVEGALAVKLYQERCRKIGLSTPILDEVYSLVYEAKNPGTALQDLMARRLKSE, encoded by the coding sequence ATGAATATCGCAGTCTTGGGTGCGGGTTCATGGGGAACGGCGCTAGCTCTTCACTTTGACCGCCGTGGTCACACAGTCACCCTTGTTTCGCGTAGGCTTGATCACGCAGCCGACATGGCGACATCCCGCGAAAACAAGGTTTATCTTCCGGGATTTCCTATACCGCCTTCTCTGCAGCTCGGCCACGAAGTGATGCCCGCCCTGATGGAGGCGGATCTAGTGGTCCTAGCCTGTCCGGCGAAGGGCCTTAGATCCTTGTGTGAGAAGATTGCCCAGTCGCGCAGTAGTTCTTGGGGGATTTCCGCAGTCGTAGCCGTTTGTAAGGGCCTCGATCCAGAAACTCTCGAGCTGCCCTTTGAGGTGATGAGGGAAGTCTTGCCATGGTATCCTGCGGGAATTTTGAGTGGCCCCACCCACGCGGGTGGATTGGCGCAGAGATTACCACTTGCAGCGGTTCTTGCGTTTTCAGAAATCAGTGACTGGGTGAGGGACCTGCAGGTAGCCTTTAGCGACGACTGTTTTCGACTCTATCTTTCGGAGGATCCGACAGGAGTGTCGCTCGGTGGGAGCCTTAAAAACATCTTCGCGATTGCAAGTGGCTGTGCTGACGGTCTTGGGCTGGGCGACAACGCTAAAGCTGCCCTGCTAACCCGAAGTCATGCGGAAATGGTGGAAATCGGTGTGGCTCTAGGGGGAAACCGCGATACCTTCAGTGGTCTTAGTGGCTTGGGCGATTTGGTTGCGACCAGTTACGGAGAGTGGAGTCGAAATCGAACCTTTGGAGAGATGATTTCAAGTGGAGGGTTGGTGAGTGACTTATTGAAAGATCGATCGACCGTGGTAGAAGGTGCTCTCGCAGTGAAGCTGTACCAAGAACGCTGTCGCAAGATCGGATTGTCTACTCCGATTTTGGATGAGGTGTATTCGTTGGTCTACGAGGCGAAAAATCCCGGAACGGCTCTTCAGGATTTGATGGCTCGAAGACTCAAATCTGAGTAA
- a CDS encoding PQQ-dependent sugar dehydrogenase produces the protein MVTRRLWYLALSPLALASLFGSESFNDIPQGRELYTQWCVGCHGAKHEGGLGGSLVNDPFKQVGRTIGFLEYVKEGNLEVGMPSFEAMLTDNQILSIAHYIAHIRKNGIDAPLEPKILAQQHIEEGKGSHDFAVEEVFKLSGTPWGIDFFPGKSGGLITHREGDLSRFENDRVVGTIRNVPPVRTGGQAGMMEVAFHPEYDTNGWIYLAYSHESEAAGMTRVVRGRIEDDRWVDQEVIFQAQQEHYLTSKQHWGTRIVFTDGYLFFGIGDRGRMNDAQDLSKPNGKIHRVYDDGRIPKDNPFSGDRKALPSIWAYGVRNPQGLDLHPLTGELWESEHGPRGGDEINVIERGKNYGWPEITYGINYNGTPISDRQRAPGMEQPRHYWTPSIAVCGMDFYEGSSFPNWKYNLFAGGLRSNELHRLVIEDGEVVESEIILKDEGRIRDVASGPDGALYLVMNGPSRLVRLVP, from the coding sequence ATGGTAACCCGAAGGCTGTGGTACCTAGCTCTTTCACCTCTAGCTTTAGCCAGCCTCTTCGGTTCGGAATCTTTCAATGATATCCCTCAGGGTCGCGAGCTCTACACGCAGTGGTGTGTCGGCTGTCATGGGGCGAAACATGAAGGAGGTCTCGGAGGGTCGCTGGTCAACGATCCGTTCAAGCAAGTCGGGAGGACAATCGGATTCTTGGAATATGTAAAAGAGGGAAATCTGGAAGTAGGAATGCCATCTTTCGAAGCAATGCTCACTGACAACCAAATATTGAGCATCGCTCACTACATTGCTCATATTCGAAAGAACGGTATCGATGCACCACTCGAGCCGAAAATCTTGGCTCAACAACATATTGAGGAAGGGAAAGGAAGCCATGACTTTGCTGTTGAGGAAGTGTTCAAACTAAGTGGAACTCCGTGGGGAATTGATTTTTTCCCAGGAAAAAGCGGTGGTTTGATTACTCATCGCGAAGGCGATCTGAGTCGGTTTGAAAATGATCGCGTAGTCGGAACGATTCGGAATGTTCCCCCGGTGCGCACTGGTGGCCAGGCAGGCATGATGGAGGTCGCTTTTCACCCGGAATACGATACGAACGGTTGGATCTATTTGGCCTATTCGCACGAATCCGAAGCTGCCGGGATGACTCGCGTCGTCCGCGGAAGAATTGAAGATGACCGCTGGGTCGACCAAGAGGTGATCTTTCAAGCGCAACAAGAGCACTACCTAACTTCGAAGCAACACTGGGGAACGAGAATCGTCTTCACCGATGGCTATCTGTTCTTTGGAATCGGCGACCGCGGGAGGATGAACGATGCCCAGGACCTTTCCAAGCCAAACGGCAAAATTCACCGCGTTTATGACGACGGTCGCATCCCGAAAGACAACCCCTTTTCCGGGGATCGCAAAGCTCTACCATCTATCTGGGCCTATGGAGTCCGCAATCCGCAGGGCCTCGATCTGCACCCTCTGACCGGAGAACTCTGGGAGTCCGAGCATGGCCCTCGGGGCGGAGATGAGATCAATGTGATTGAGCGAGGCAAAAATTATGGCTGGCCGGAGATTACTTACGGTATCAATTACAATGGTACGCCAATAAGCGACCGCCAGAGAGCACCGGGTATGGAGCAACCTAGACACTACTGGACGCCCTCGATAGCAGTTTGCGGAATGGACTTCTACGAAGGCTCTTCGTTTCCGAATTGGAAATACAACCTTTTCGCGGGAGGACTTAGATCAAATGAATTGCATCGACTGGTTATCGAGGATGGGGAGGTCGTCGAGTCCGAGATCATTCTCAAGGATGAGGGGCGTATTCGCGATGTCGCCTCAGGTCCAGATGGAGCCCTCTACTTAGTCATGAACGGTCCGAGTCGCCTCGTTCGGCTTGTTCCGTAG
- a CDS encoding efflux RND transporter permease subunit yields MFDWCIKHGVQVAVFTLLICVLGIAAAFRIPVQMIPDLEVRTITIITSWRGATPQDVEKEILIQQEDYLRSVTGVSRMVSTATFGRASIEIEFPSSVDVNDALIRVINALSQVPSYPENVDEPRVVASSFSDNAFMFYGVYDTSGTRSPEDILQLRDFVENRVRPRMERVPGVSQVDVRGAPQRQIQIQVDLPRLAAAGLTLSDVRSALRDRNADISAGDIDEGKRRYLVRTIGRLDDPLDLPEVVLRRDGDAVTTLGEVATVELGLYEPVRRAYLDGRLAIQLFVYREVGSNVIDIKNAMAETVSEINRQILAPLDLELLKTSDDVRYVEASIANVWRNLAIGAIAATLVLFCFLRSFPATAICVAGIPACTIAGFIGLIVFGRTINVISLAGIAFAIGMTLDNAIVVLESIEKQRRAGRKAMESALFGVREVWSSVLASTMTTVIVFAPVWLIDEEAGELFSDIAIAISAAIIASMLVAISVIPTASVHLKSIGTGGRGSTGISGLFSGLVGRLSGSRSWALSGVGLVVLTSGAIIYFLTPPAEYLPEGEEAKIFTRVSAPPGYNLSTMDEIVQELLAEFSPYFASNVGPDAVDDQEIPIIDWILVNASAESIFMVAETVNPRRVDQLGVALEDFISNYPGLRSFTSRGSIISSNDGGSRSVNLDISGPELTDIYEVAGAAFRKAEEIFDNPSLNSDPSALTLQQPMVEVHPNWDYLAELGFTNESFGFSVAALTDGAYVDEFLLDGDRVDVFVSGEGREAESLDELRGMPLFAPVGGVTTVGAVADILERADTSAIRRLNGDRAVTINVIPPRNVPLEIAVEMVQRDLVEALRDAGEIPDDVSIDVTGAGDQLQKTRESLTGNFAIALVLSYLLLTAVFSHWGFPLLILTTVPIGIAGGIGGLWLLNVAGSVLPFFGLAPIQQSFDMITMLGFLILLGTVVNNPILIVSRTMDGLRAGAEVSAAIKEATLLRLRPILMSTTTTVVGILPLVLFPGEGTELYRGVGAIVLFGLLFSTAVTLVFLPSLLNLVLSLVYRVKGRSVGQVS; encoded by the coding sequence ATGTTCGATTGGTGTATCAAACACGGCGTCCAAGTCGCCGTTTTCACCCTCCTTATTTGTGTCCTTGGAATAGCAGCGGCTTTTCGCATCCCGGTCCAGATGATCCCGGATCTGGAGGTAAGGACGATTACGATTATCACCTCGTGGCGCGGTGCGACTCCGCAGGATGTTGAAAAGGAGATCCTCATTCAGCAGGAAGACTACCTTCGATCAGTAACCGGGGTGAGCCGGATGGTCTCCACGGCAACTTTCGGAAGGGCGTCGATCGAGATCGAGTTTCCATCGTCCGTCGACGTCAACGATGCGCTTATCCGGGTGATTAACGCACTCAGCCAGGTTCCGTCGTATCCGGAGAACGTGGATGAACCGAGAGTCGTTGCTTCTTCGTTTTCGGACAATGCGTTCATGTTCTACGGTGTTTACGATACTTCGGGAACGAGGAGTCCTGAGGACATTCTTCAATTAAGGGACTTTGTGGAGAACCGCGTCCGCCCGAGGATGGAGCGGGTGCCCGGTGTCTCGCAGGTAGATGTCAGGGGTGCTCCACAGCGCCAGATTCAAATCCAAGTCGATCTTCCTCGGCTGGCTGCAGCGGGTCTTACCTTGTCAGATGTTCGTTCTGCTTTGAGAGATCGAAATGCCGATATCTCCGCGGGCGATATCGATGAGGGGAAGCGGCGTTACTTGGTTCGAACCATCGGTCGACTCGATGATCCTCTGGATCTACCGGAGGTTGTGCTACGCCGAGATGGCGATGCGGTTACAACGCTTGGTGAGGTTGCGACGGTGGAGCTGGGACTTTACGAGCCGGTTCGTCGCGCGTATCTCGATGGGCGATTGGCGATCCAGCTCTTCGTCTACCGAGAGGTCGGATCGAATGTAATCGATATCAAGAATGCCATGGCCGAGACGGTTTCTGAGATCAATCGGCAGATCCTTGCGCCTCTAGATCTCGAGCTTTTGAAGACGTCCGACGATGTTCGCTACGTCGAGGCATCGATTGCAAACGTTTGGCGAAATTTGGCCATAGGTGCAATCGCTGCGACCCTCGTCCTCTTTTGCTTTCTGCGCTCATTTCCCGCGACCGCAATCTGTGTGGCAGGAATCCCGGCCTGCACCATTGCAGGATTCATAGGACTTATTGTTTTCGGCCGGACGATCAACGTGATCTCGCTAGCGGGTATCGCCTTTGCGATCGGCATGACTTTGGACAACGCGATCGTCGTATTGGAATCGATTGAGAAGCAGAGAAGGGCAGGTCGTAAAGCAATGGAATCTGCGTTATTTGGCGTGAGGGAAGTCTGGTCTTCGGTGCTTGCCTCAACGATGACCACCGTGATCGTGTTTGCGCCGGTTTGGTTGATTGATGAGGAGGCAGGCGAGCTGTTCTCAGACATCGCTATAGCGATCTCGGCTGCGATCATTGCTTCGATGTTGGTGGCGATTTCGGTCATCCCAACGGCGAGCGTTCATTTGAAGTCGATTGGGACCGGAGGCAGAGGCTCAACGGGTATATCGGGGTTGTTTTCTGGACTGGTGGGGAGATTGAGCGGGTCTCGCTCCTGGGCTTTGTCCGGTGTTGGCTTGGTCGTATTGACCAGTGGAGCGATCATTTACTTTCTCACCCCTCCTGCTGAATACCTGCCGGAGGGTGAGGAGGCGAAAATTTTTACCAGGGTGAGCGCGCCTCCGGGCTACAATCTTTCAACGATGGATGAAATTGTGCAGGAGCTTCTCGCAGAGTTTTCTCCCTACTTTGCGTCCAATGTTGGCCCGGACGCTGTTGATGATCAGGAAATCCCGATCATTGATTGGATTCTTGTGAACGCTAGTGCGGAATCGATCTTTATGGTCGCGGAGACCGTCAATCCGAGACGGGTGGATCAACTGGGTGTGGCACTAGAGGATTTCATCTCGAACTACCCGGGACTAAGAAGCTTCACCTCGCGTGGCTCGATCATCAGTAGTAACGATGGAGGTTCGCGGAGTGTAAACCTGGATATTTCGGGACCGGAGTTGACGGATATCTACGAAGTGGCAGGCGCAGCCTTTCGGAAAGCAGAAGAGATTTTTGATAATCCTTCGCTGAATTCTGATCCGAGCGCGCTAACTCTCCAGCAGCCAATGGTCGAGGTTCATCCGAATTGGGACTACCTCGCGGAATTGGGTTTTACGAATGAGTCGTTTGGGTTCTCGGTGGCTGCTTTGACAGATGGTGCCTACGTGGACGAATTCCTCCTCGATGGCGACCGAGTAGACGTCTTCGTTTCGGGTGAAGGGAGGGAGGCCGAGTCCCTCGACGAATTGCGTGGCATGCCGCTCTTTGCTCCGGTCGGTGGAGTCACGACGGTAGGTGCGGTGGCAGATATTTTGGAGCGGGCCGACACTTCGGCCATTCGTCGCTTAAATGGAGATCGTGCCGTCACGATTAACGTCATTCCCCCCAGAAATGTCCCTCTTGAAATTGCAGTGGAGATGGTTCAGCGGGATCTTGTAGAGGCTCTTCGTGATGCAGGTGAAATACCGGACGACGTCTCAATCGATGTGACCGGAGCGGGAGATCAGTTGCAAAAGACTCGGGAGTCTCTCACGGGCAATTTTGCGATCGCGCTCGTTCTTTCCTACCTGCTGCTGACAGCGGTCTTTTCGCACTGGGGGTTTCCTCTTCTGATTCTAACGACGGTTCCGATTGGGATTGCCGGAGGAATTGGAGGTCTCTGGTTGCTGAATGTTGCGGGCTCGGTTCTTCCCTTTTTTGGCCTCGCACCGATTCAGCAGTCTTTTGACATGATTACTATGCTTGGGTTTTTGATCCTGCTTGGGACAGTGGTGAACAATCCGATACTCATCGTTAGTCGGACAATGGATGGCTTGCGGGCAGGTGCAGAGGTCTCGGCGGCGATCAAGGAGGCGACGCTCTTGCGACTTCGCCCGATCTTGATGTCCACCACGACAACAGTCGTCGGAATTTTGCCGCTGGTATTATTCCCCGGGGAAGGGACTGAGCTGTATCGGGGTGTAGGGGCAATTGTCTTGTTTGGTTTGTTATTCTCGACTGCAGTCACCTTGGTGTTCCTGCCTTCCTTATTGAATTTGGTTCTGTCCCTCGTGTATCGGGTGAAGGGGCGAAGCGTGGGACAGGTCAGTTAG
- a CDS encoding efflux RND transporter periplasmic adaptor subunit, with protein sequence MTVLNARSLFLSLISLGLFVNPAESEETPVSVAVPTFSAESASSAYTGTVAARRQTLLSPRLPGLVQEADFEVGDHFEEGQTIVQLDTTLAEMDLGLRKASLAEAKSEMEEAKRLFDEAVDLGDTGLPRSVRLTRQNEYETAKIRVERAAAELAVGEERIRRHAVVAPFPGKIADKRTELGEWVETGSPVAYFVGDNLRLEVRVPQEKINEALSTESVLVTVQGLPDVAIEGRVDALGPVVDPGTRTFLVRIAIENPPEILKPGMSAVAVFRPQTSEKTLVIPRDAIIRDERGEASVWTLTEVDGGLEARSRAVQLGSSLGKNAVVLDGLSAADRVVVRGNESLREGQMVRIVESGNPATRTTE encoded by the coding sequence ATGACAGTCTTAAACGCCCGTTCGCTTTTTTTGTCTCTGATAAGTCTTGGCTTGTTCGTTAATCCCGCGGAGTCGGAGGAGACGCCCGTGTCAGTCGCCGTTCCTACATTTAGCGCAGAGTCAGCGAGTAGTGCTTACACGGGGACGGTTGCGGCGCGGCGACAGACTTTGTTGTCTCCCCGTTTGCCGGGTCTCGTCCAAGAGGCCGATTTCGAAGTGGGCGATCACTTTGAGGAAGGGCAGACCATCGTTCAGCTCGATACGACTCTCGCGGAAATGGACCTAGGTCTTCGTAAAGCATCGTTGGCGGAGGCAAAGTCCGAAATGGAGGAAGCGAAGAGACTTTTTGATGAAGCTGTCGATTTAGGAGACACAGGACTTCCGCGTTCGGTAAGGCTCACCCGCCAGAACGAGTATGAGACGGCGAAGATCCGGGTGGAGCGGGCGGCGGCTGAGCTTGCGGTGGGAGAAGAGCGGATTCGGCGCCATGCTGTGGTCGCCCCGTTTCCGGGTAAAATCGCTGATAAGCGGACTGAATTGGGAGAGTGGGTGGAGACCGGTTCTCCAGTGGCGTACTTTGTCGGGGACAACCTTCGTCTCGAAGTCCGGGTTCCTCAGGAAAAAATCAATGAGGCTCTTTCGACCGAATCTGTTCTTGTGACTGTTCAGGGTCTTCCTGATGTAGCAATAGAAGGCCGCGTTGATGCACTGGGTCCGGTGGTCGATCCGGGAACCCGCACATTTCTCGTTCGAATCGCCATTGAGAATCCTCCTGAGATCCTAAAGCCGGGTATGTCTGCAGTTGCGGTTTTCCGTCCTCAAACTAGTGAGAAGACTCTCGTGATTCCTCGCGATGCGATCATCCGGGACGAAAGAGGAGAGGCGTCCGTCTGGACTTTGACCGAAGTTGACGGAGGTTTGGAGGCGCGCTCGCGTGCGGTCCAACTGGGGTCCTCGCTCGGCAAGAACGCGGTTGTTCTCGACGGGCTTTCTGCAGCGGATAGGGTGGTGGTCCGGGGAAACGAGTCGCTGCGTGAGGGTCAGATGGTTCGAATTGTTGAATCCGGAAATCCAGCTACACGGACCACAGAATAG